The Bacillota bacterium DNA window GGATAGGGTTCGAATAATCTCAGGCTGTCTCTTGTTGGTCTTGGTCGGCCTGTCGTTGTTAGTTCAAGGGCAGCTGCAACATAAGATTGAATCCTTGGAGTTGGAAATAATAAAAATGGAGCCCATAGCTTTCCAAACACGCACCCTTCAAAAGAAAGCTAAGTATCTTCAGGCTCAATTGAACCAGGAAGAGAAACGCCAAGATCTGTTGAGCAATCAAGCCCGTATCGACCCCGGAGCCGACTTAGATCAGATTGAAGCAGCTATTCCAACCGCTGTCAGCCTGACCCAGAT harbors:
- a CDS encoding PilN domain-containing protein; protein product: MQSVPKLIGQLNLLPDQIIREQRLDRVRIISGCLLLVLVGLSLLVQGQLQHKIESLELEIIKMEPIAFQTRTLQKKAKYLQAQLNQEEKRQDLLSNQARIDPGADLDQIEAAIPTAVSLTQITLDLEVLRLSGLAAKPQDVAVLLKKLQLAFGDSLRLTACHYKNDT